A region of Raphanus sativus cultivar WK10039 unplaced genomic scaffold, ASM80110v3 Scaffold2715, whole genome shotgun sequence DNA encodes the following proteins:
- the LOC130505939 gene encoding uncharacterized protein LOC130505939, whose protein sequence is METLMLKGGVDESAEATMARFQAGLSRDIQDRIEMYEYEDIFELLHKSILIEQQLKRKHPTKGSYGNNYKTSTTKDEKPIVNAKEELKGYQRDDKGKAPATRARDVKCFKCHGFGHYANECTNKKVMLLLDNGDMISEEENVDASEEELIDYPVRAKLGLKTGKHPKPYPLQWLNEGGELMVTEQVMVPITIGRYQDEIVCDVLPMDSSHILLGRPWQFDKRAIHDGFTNRHSFTHRDKKIVLAPLSPQEVHEDQLQLKLRRQEAKKDSTESHKMGSNLMAKNSEVKKAFFLKQPLLLFVFKGALTASNLAPELPKDLQFILQDYGDVFQKNSPAGLPPFRGIEHQIDLVPGASLPNRPAYRTNPDETKELQRQVDELMEKGHIRESMSPCAVPVLLVPKKDGSWRMCVDCRAINNITVKYRYPIPRLDDMLDELHGFVVTAQGIKVDEEKIKAIREWPIPKNVSEVRSFHGLAGFYRKFVKDFSTIAAPLTEEKRPIAYFSEKLGGAMANYPTYDKELYALIRHKLNKRHAKWVEFLETFPYVIHYKQGKENVVADALSRRYALLAAMETKLLGFDQIKTYYADDPDFKVKKNIEERTKAYAKQANKKRRELILEPGDLVSIYLRKDRFPAERKSKLLPRTDGPFKCLNGSTTMLIKLILKGSTLLALLSILLI, encoded by the exons atggaaacTCTTATGCTTAAAGGTGGTGTAGACGAGTCAGCTGAAGCTACCATGGCTCGCTTCCAGGCTGGGTTAAGCAGAGATATTCAGGATCGCATAGAGATGTATGAGTATGAGGATATCTTTGAGTTGCTACACAAGTCTATCCTCATAGAGCAGCAACTAAAGAGAAAGCATCCAACCAAGGGTTCCTATGGCAACAACTACAAGACGTCCACTACCAAGGATGAGAAACCAATTGTGAATGCAAAGGAGGAACTCAAGGGATATCAGCGTGATGATAAAGGAAAGGCACCAGCAACCAGagcaagagatgtgaagtgtttcaagtgtcatGGTTTtggacactatgccaatgagtgtaccaacaagaaggtgatgctACTTTTGGATAATGGTGATATGatatctgaggaagagaatgTTGATGCCTCAGAAGAAGAGTTGATAGACTATCCAGTCCGAG caaagcttggATTGAAAACAGGAAAGCATCCTAAACCTTACCCACTTCAATGGCTGAATGAAGGAGGCGAGTTGATGGTTACTGAACAAGtaatggttcctataaccattgggagaTACCAGGATGAGATAGTGTGTGACGTTCTACCTATGGATTCCAGCCACATCCTCTTAGGAAGGCCCTGGCAGTTTGATAAAAGAGCAATCCATGATGGTTTTACAAACCGCCATTCTTTCACCCACCGAGACAAGAAGATTGTTCTAGCTCCCTTATCTCCACAAGAAGTGCATGAGGATCAACTGCAGCTAAAACTCCGACGCCAAGAAGCCAAGAAAGATTCAACTGAATCACATAAGATGGGGTCTAATCTTATGGCCAAAAACAGTGAGGTTAAGAAAGCTTTCTTTCTTAAACAACCTttacttctctttgtttttaaagGTGCACTAACTGCTTCTAACCTTGCACCGGAGCTTCCGAAAGATCTTCAATTCATCTTGCAGGATTATGGTGATGTGTTTCAGAAGAATAGTCCAGCAGGTCTGCCTCCTTTCCGTGGtattgaacaccaaatagatctggttccaggcgcctctcttcctAACCGGCCTGCCTATAGGACCAATCCAGATGAGACCAAGGAGCTGCAAAGACAAGTGGATGAGCTGATGGAGAAAGGGCACATCCGAGAGAgcatgagtccatgtgctgtgcCAGTACTTTTAGTgcccaagaaagatggaagctggcgcatgtgtgttgactgcagagccattaACAACATTACTGTGAAGTACAGGTATCCTATTCCTAGGCTCGATGATATGTTAGATGAATTGCACG gctttgttgttacaGCTCAAGGAATCAAAGtggatgaagaaaagatcaaagcaatcCGAGAGTGGCCTATTCCAAAGAATGTGAGTGAGGTCCGGAGCTTCCATGGTTtggctggtttctacaggaaatttgtgaaagatttcagcaccatagccGCACCACTCACTGAG GAGAAGAGACcaattgcttatttcagtgagaagctaggagGAGCCATGGCGAATTATCCCACCTATGACAAGGAGCTATACGCTTTGATCAGG CACAAGCTTAACAAGAGGCACGCCAAATGGGTAGAATTCCTTGAAACTTTTCCTTATGTGATTCATTACaaacaaggaaaagaaaatgtggtagctgatgctttgtctaggAGGTATGCTTTGCTTGCTGCCATGGAAACAAAACTGTTAGGATTTGATCAGATTAAGACTtattatgctgatgatcctgatttcaaa gttaagaagaacattGAAGAAAGAACTAAGGCTTATGCAAAGCAAGCTAACAAAAAGAGGCGTGAGCTGATTCTAGAGCCAGGAGACTTGGTGTCAATTTACTTGAGGAAAGATAGGTTCCCTGCTGAAAGGAAGTCTAAACTTCTACCAAGGACAGATGGTCCTTTCAAGTGCTTGAacggatcaacaacaatgcttaTAAAATTGATCTTGAAGGGAAGTACACTGTTAGCTCTACTTTCAATATTGCTGATCTGA